The following proteins are co-located in the Acinetobacter shaoyimingii genome:
- a CDS encoding PQQ-dependent sugar dehydrogenase, with product MKMFNQILLPALFTSMFASILVGCDSGTTVDPQQQYGSDPKLPTPQNFILPPVNVPKGTGWKENQSPTVAKGLKIEKIAAQLEHPRSLLTLPNGDILVVEGNSPGSEALTAPKQIVAGKVIKGQSGKGGKGGNRITLLRLDEASHWNKYNFLDNLNSPFGVQLIGNNLYVSNTNNIMKYAYQTGATQITDQGVELADLPDRVNHHWTKALLASPDGSKLYVGVGSNSNITENGEAVEYRRANILEVDTQTGASRIYASGLRNPTGLQWERKSAKLWAIVNERDEIGQSLVPDYMTSVQDKGFYGWPYSYYGQHVDTRVKPERPDLVAKAIKPDYSLGAHVAPLGLLFTSDNINLTSQYKDGAFVSNHGSWGKKNPVGYNVVFIPFKDGKPNGKPVTVVDGFYSKEKNESFGAPVGLTEDKTGALIIADDVGNSVWRVSVK from the coding sequence ATGAAAATGTTCAATCAAATCTTACTTCCTGCCTTATTTACGTCAATGTTTGCTTCGATCTTGGTAGGTTGTGACAGTGGCACCACGGTTGATCCTCAACAACAGTATGGATCAGATCCTAAGCTCCCAACGCCACAGAACTTTATTTTACCGCCTGTAAATGTTCCTAAGGGGACTGGTTGGAAAGAAAATCAAAGTCCAACCGTTGCCAAAGGATTAAAAATCGAAAAAATTGCAGCTCAATTAGAACATCCACGCTCGCTTTTAACTTTACCCAATGGGGATATTCTCGTTGTTGAAGGCAATAGTCCTGGTTCTGAAGCGCTGACTGCGCCTAAACAAATTGTTGCAGGAAAAGTCATTAAGGGGCAGTCTGGTAAAGGTGGCAAGGGCGGAAATAGAATTACACTCTTAAGGTTAGATGAGGCTAGTCATTGGAATAAATATAATTTTTTAGACAATTTAAATTCCCCTTTTGGGGTTCAATTGATTGGAAACAATTTATACGTTTCCAATACCAATAATATTATGAAATATGCCTATCAAACTGGTGCGACACAAATCACCGATCAGGGCGTGGAATTGGCAGATTTACCTGATCGAGTGAATCATCATTGGACCAAAGCATTATTAGCTAGTCCTGATGGAAGCAAGCTTTATGTCGGTGTAGGTTCAAACAGTAATATTACTGAAAATGGAGAGGCTGTTGAATATCGACGAGCGAATATCTTAGAGGTCGATACACAGACTGGTGCAAGTCGAATTTATGCAAGTGGTTTGCGAAATCCTACAGGTCTACAGTGGGAAAGAAAATCAGCAAAACTTTGGGCTATTGTGAACGAACGTGATGAAATTGGGCAAAGTTTAGTGCCAGATTATATGACATCGGTTCAAGACAAAGGCTTTTATGGATGGCCATATAGTTATTATGGTCAACATGTTGATACGCGTGTCAAACCAGAACGTCCAGATTTAGTTGCCAAAGCCATTAAACCTGATTATTCATTAGGTGCTCATGTTGCGCCCTTAGGATTGTTGTTCACTTCGGATAACATCAATTTAACCAGTCAGTATAAAGACGGCGCTTTTGTGAGTAATCATGGGAGCTGGGGCAAAAAAAATCCAGTCGGGTACAATGTTGTTTTTATTCCATTTAAAGATGGTAAACCCAATGGCAAACCTGTCACTGTCGTGGATGGATTTTACTCCAAAGAGAAAAATGAATCGTTTGGTGCACCAGTTGGCTTAACGGAAGATAAAACGGGTGCTTTGATTATCGCTGACGATGTTGGCAATAGTGTATGGCGAGTATCAGTAAAATAA
- a CDS encoding DUF2231 domain-containing protein, whose translation MNRKLERRSGILYAIYKVFNPIPFGFFVAGLLFDLFYMNTAEIFWAKAASWVISFGLLFAILPRFINLFYVWFRPHLNSRKADVFGFWMYGFAIISATFNAFVHGRDAYAIVPTSLVLSAITVILIAIAYLYQAIVLNQNAEGEF comes from the coding sequence ATGAATAGAAAATTAGAAAGACGATCAGGCATCTTATACGCCATATACAAAGTATTTAATCCCATTCCGTTTGGATTCTTTGTTGCAGGTTTATTGTTTGATCTGTTCTATATGAATACCGCTGAAATATTTTGGGCCAAAGCAGCCAGTTGGGTCATTAGCTTTGGATTACTCTTCGCCATTCTCCCAAGATTTATCAATCTATTTTATGTTTGGTTTAGACCCCATTTAAACAGTAGAAAAGCAGATGTTTTTGGGTTCTGGATGTATGGCTTTGCAATCATCAGTGCAACATTCAACGCATTTGTTCACGGACGTGATGCCTATGCCATTGTACCAACAAGTTTAGTCTTATCGGCTATCACCGTTATCCTTATTGCTATCGCATATCTCTATCAGGCTATTGTTTTGAATCAAAATGCAGAAGGTGAATTTTAA
- a CDS encoding LysR family transcriptional regulator codes for METLSNIESFIATVEHGSFSAAARKLGLSPAAVSRNIAQLEKKYAVRLFDRNTRNLTLTPLGQEFYSEINAGYQMLDQAFENINMKNSVPKGTLKISMSKGFGKDYIIPALSGFLEKYPEIIPDFSFENRQVDLIKEGFDAAIGAGIELNNTLIARPLIPMHIIAVASPDFLKDKAPIQHPSELEHIDNIVMRSIHSGKIRKWLLAKSSDEIFEVNQSAKIILDDTQSICEAAVRGFGIALLATHDVAYYLDRKELVRVLPEWYGDMGYGNIYYSSQKNMPLKLRVFIDYIIDYFKENKYFEKLSHYNYV; via the coding sequence ATGGAAACACTCAGCAATATCGAATCATTTATCGCAACAGTAGAACACGGCAGCTTTTCTGCGGCTGCTCGAAAGTTAGGATTAAGCCCAGCAGCAGTCAGTCGCAACATTGCTCAATTAGAAAAGAAATATGCAGTACGGCTATTTGACCGCAACACGCGAAATTTAACACTTACTCCTTTAGGTCAAGAGTTTTACAGCGAAATCAATGCGGGTTATCAAATGCTGGATCAAGCATTTGAAAATATCAATATGAAAAATTCTGTGCCCAAAGGCACCTTGAAAATCAGTATGTCTAAAGGTTTTGGGAAAGACTACATCATCCCTGCTTTGTCTGGTTTTTTAGAAAAATATCCTGAAATTATTCCAGATTTTAGTTTTGAAAACCGTCAGGTCGATTTAATCAAAGAAGGTTTTGATGCTGCAATTGGAGCTGGTATAGAGCTGAATAACACCTTAATTGCACGACCGCTTATCCCGATGCATATCATTGCTGTGGCCAGCCCCGATTTCCTTAAAGATAAAGCTCCGATTCAACATCCTAGTGAATTGGAACATATTGATAACATTGTGATGCGCTCGATACACAGTGGCAAAATACGCAAATGGTTACTGGCAAAATCAAGTGATGAGATCTTTGAGGTGAATCAATCTGCCAAAATCATCCTTGATGATACTCAATCGATCTGTGAAGCAGCAGTGAGAGGCTTTGGTATTGCCCTATTGGCAACGCATGATGTTGCTTATTATTTAGATCGAAAAGAATTGGTTCGTGTGCTTCCAGAATGGTATGGCGATATGGGCTATGGCAATATTTATTATTCTTCACAAAAAAATATGCCTTTAAAACTCAGAGTTTTTATTGATTATATTATTGATTACTTTAAAGAAAATAAATATTTTGAAAAATTATCGCATTATAATTATGTGTGA
- a CDS encoding pirin family protein — translation MAVQYIIDRRIKDLGGGFEVGRLLPFRTQPMVGPFIFFDHMGPVDLPENVSKDVDVRPHPHIGLSTVTYLFDGTTTHRDSLGVHQEIRPGEVNWMVAGSGITHSERFEYARTHGGDLIHGIQTWVALPIEDEETAPAFYHHEGADLPTWNDHDVRGRLIAGSIGSMKAAVKTFSPLFYMHWEMDAGATESLSNEYSERAIYVVSGLVSVDGEVIHPGQMAVLKQGETAVIQAHIASQVMALGGEPIGERFLYWNFVSSSKARLEQAKEDWRLQRMKLPVGDDQEFTPLP, via the coding sequence ATGGCTGTTCAGTACATCATAGACCGTCGAATTAAAGACTTAGGTGGCGGTTTTGAGGTTGGTCGTTTACTGCCTTTTAGAACGCAACCTATGGTTGGACCATTTATTTTTTTCGATCATATGGGACCCGTTGATTTACCTGAAAATGTATCCAAAGACGTTGATGTTCGTCCACATCCGCATATTGGCTTATCTACAGTGACGTATTTATTTGATGGGACAACTACGCATCGTGACAGTTTGGGCGTACATCAAGAAATACGTCCAGGAGAAGTCAATTGGATGGTTGCAGGAAGTGGAATTACCCATTCAGAACGTTTTGAATATGCACGAACGCATGGTGGAGATCTTATTCATGGCATTCAGACGTGGGTGGCTTTACCTATAGAAGATGAAGAAACGGCACCTGCTTTTTATCATCATGAAGGGGCAGATTTACCGACTTGGAATGATCACGACGTCCGTGGACGTCTCATTGCAGGATCAATTGGCTCAATGAAAGCAGCAGTGAAAACTTTTTCTCCCTTGTTTTATATGCACTGGGAAATGGATGCAGGCGCAACAGAAAGCCTTTCAAATGAATATTCCGAGCGGGCTATCTATGTCGTCAGTGGCTTGGTCAGTGTAGATGGTGAAGTCATTCATCCAGGGCAAATGGCTGTACTGAAGCAGGGAGAAACTGCTGTGATTCAGGCACACATTGCATCTCAAGTGATGGCATTGGGTGGTGAGCCGATTGGTGAAAGATTCTTATATTGGAATTTTGTCTCATCTTCAAAAGCGCGTTTAGAGCAAGCCAAAGAAGATTGGCGTTTACAACGAATGAAACTCCCCGTTGGTGATGATCAAGAATTTACACCATTGCCTTAG